From a region of the Thiorhodovibrio winogradskyi genome:
- the arsS gene encoding arsenosugar biosynthesis radical SAM (seleno)protein ArsS (Some members of this family are selenoproteins.): MLDTLPHLQPGDFPSILREQPLTLQVNLGWLCNQQCRHCHVGAGPKRREIMDRDTLELVMATLERGDFQTLDLTGGAPELNPGFRDLVCHARALGLRVIDRCNLTVLSEPGQEDLADFLADQGCELVASLPCYLETNVDAQRGRGVFESSLTGLRRLNALGYGDPTSDPNSALVLDLVFNPQGPELPPPQAELEADYRRELFDKFGIRFNRLLTLANLPVGRFGSLLLSTGALEGYIERLRAAHRAENLANVMCRSLISVDWQGWLYDCDFNQMLGLPLGGTKWDAERPHLRDLPNRALVGAPIAVANHCYGCTAGQGSSCGGALSRSF; the protein is encoded by the coding sequence ATGCTTGATACCCTCCCGCATCTCCAACCCGGCGATTTTCCGTCCATCCTGCGCGAGCAGCCCTTGACCCTGCAAGTCAATCTCGGGTGGCTGTGCAATCAGCAGTGCCGGCATTGTCACGTCGGCGCGGGGCCGAAGCGGCGGGAAATCATGGATCGGGATACCCTGGAACTGGTCATGGCCACGCTTGAGCGCGGTGATTTCCAGACGCTGGATTTGACTGGCGGCGCGCCCGAGCTGAACCCTGGCTTTCGTGATCTGGTGTGTCATGCGCGCGCGCTCGGGCTCAGAGTAATTGATCGCTGCAACCTGACGGTGCTGAGCGAACCCGGACAGGAGGATCTGGCCGACTTCCTCGCCGATCAGGGCTGTGAGCTGGTTGCCTCCTTGCCCTGTTATCTGGAAACCAATGTCGATGCCCAGCGCGGGCGCGGGGTGTTCGAGTCCAGTCTGACCGGTCTGCGCCGACTGAACGCATTGGGTTATGGCGATCCGACCAGTGACCCGAACAGCGCGCTGGTACTAGATTTGGTCTTCAACCCCCAGGGGCCGGAGCTGCCGCCACCCCAGGCGGAGCTGGAGGCGGATTATCGGCGGGAGTTGTTCGACAAATTTGGCATTCGCTTCAACCGGCTACTGACCCTAGCCAATCTGCCGGTGGGGCGCTTTGGCAGCTTGCTGTTATCGACCGGCGCCCTCGAGGGCTACATCGAACGTCTGCGGGCCGCTCATCGCGCGGAGAATCTGGCCAATGTGATGTGCCGCTCGCTGATCAGCGTCGATTGGCAGGGCTGGTTGTACGACTGCGATTTCAATCAAATGCTGGGGCTGCCGCTGGGCGGGACCAAGTGGGATGCCGAGCGCCCGCATCTGCGCGATCTGCCCAACCGCGCGCTCGTCGGCGCGCCCATCGCGGTGGCCAATCACTGCTATGGCTGCACCGCCGGGCAGGGATCGAGCTGCGGCGGCGCTCTGTCCAGAAGTTTCTGA
- a CDS encoding TIGR04283 family arsenosugar biosynthesis glycosyltransferase, protein MPATAGAAQSVRLSIITPTLNEASAISALLGDLAPLRAAGHELILVDGGSSDATRALAEPLVDRLLDAPRGRAAQMNAGAQVATGELLWFLHADSRVPAAAAEALLAAARAGGRPGMRPVVRWGRFDVRLSGRHPLLRVIERAMNLRSCLSGIATGDQGLFVTRADFTAVGGFPNIPLMEDIALSRRLRRLARPLCLRPALITSSRRWESRGILRTMVLMWRLRLAYALGADPARLARLYR, encoded by the coding sequence ATGCCGGCCACCGCTGGAGCGGCCCAGTCCGTGCGCCTTTCCATCATTACGCCGACGCTGAACGAAGCCTCGGCGATCTCCGCACTGCTGGGCGATTTGGCCCCGCTGCGCGCCGCCGGCCACGAACTAATCCTGGTCGATGGCGGCAGCAGCGACGCCACCCGGGCGCTGGCCGAGCCGCTGGTGGATCGGCTGCTCGACGCGCCGCGCGGGCGCGCCGCACAGATGAATGCCGGCGCCCAGGTTGCCACCGGCGAGCTGCTGTGGTTTCTGCATGCCGACAGCCGGGTACCGGCCGCCGCTGCCGAGGCGCTACTCGCCGCCGCTCGGGCAGGGGGGCGCCCAGGGATGCGCCCAGTGGTGCGCTGGGGACGTTTTGATGTGCGGCTATCCGGGCGCCATCCGCTGCTGCGGGTGATCGAGCGCGCGATGAATCTGCGCTCCTGCCTGAGCGGAATCGCCACCGGCGATCAGGGCCTGTTCGTCACCCGCGCGGACTTCACCGCCGTGGGCGGTTTTCCCAACATCCCGCTGATGGAAGACATCGCTCTGTCGCGACGCCTGCGCCGGCTGGCGCGACCCCTGTGCCTGCGCCCGGCCTTGATCACCTCCAGCCGACGCTGGGAATCGCGCGGGATTCTGCGCACCATGGTGCTGATGTGGCGGCTGCGGTTGGCCTATGCCCTGGGCGCTGATCCGGCACGGCTGGCGCGGTTGTATCGGTGA